The Falco peregrinus isolate bFalPer1 chromosome 1, bFalPer1.pri, whole genome shotgun sequence genome has a window encoding:
- the AP3S2 gene encoding AP-3 complex subunit sigma-2, with amino-acid sequence MINAILVFNNHGKPRLVRFYQHLAEEVQQQIVREVFHLVLKRDDHICNFLECGSLFGGSDYKLIYRHYATLYFVFCVDSSESELGILDLIQVFVETLDKCFENVCELDLIFHMDKVHHILQEMVIGGMVLETNMNEIVAQVEAQSKLEKAEGGLSAAPSRAVSAVKNINLPEIPRNINIGDINIKVPNLSQFM; translated from the exons ATGATCAACGCCATCCTGGTGTTCAACAACCACGGCAAGCCGCGGCTCGTCCGCTTCTACCAGCACCtg gcagaggaggtCCAGCAGCAGATTGTCCGAGAGGTTTTCCACCTGGTGCTGAAGCGGGATGACCACATCTGCAACTTCCTCGAGTGCGGCAG CCTGTTTGGTGGCTCAGACTACAAGCTGATCTACCGCCACTATGCCACACTGTACTTCGTCTTCTGCGTGGACTCCTCGGAGAGTGAGCTGGGCATCCTGGACCTCATCCAG GTGTTTGTGGAGACGCTGGACAAGTGCTTTGAGAATGTCTGCGAGCTGGACCTCATCTTCCACATGGACAAG GTTCACCACATCCTGCAGGAGATGGTGATAGGCGGCATGGTGCTGGAGACCAACATGAACGAGATCGTGGCGCAGGTGGAGGCCCAGAGCAagctggagaaggcagag GGAGGCCTCTCAGCCGCTCCTTCCCGTGCGGTCTCGGCTGTGAAGAACATCAACCTACCAGAGATCCCTCGCAACATCAACATTGGAGACATCAACATCAAAGTGCCCAACCTGTCGCAGTTCATGTGA